The stretch of DNA AGGAGATTGTTACAAGTATTCGCGGTGGAAAGGACCAGGGTACATTTTTGACTGATTATGCAAGGGAGATGCTTAATGAGTACGAATCGCAGAAGAACATTATCAGTGAAACGTTAGACGATGAGACGTTCTGGGAAGGGGTGGGACTGAAGATCACGGCTCGTAACAAGATGCCCGGAGAGGTTATCGATGTTGAGGAAGGGGATGTGATCTCTAAGGTCAAGATATTGATCGAGCCGGTTGTGGTAACTTCATTGATAACAAAGGAAGCCGTGGATAGGCTGGATATTAAAAAAGGTGATGAGGTCTATGCGGTCGTCAAATCTACGGAAGTGATGATCGGGAAAAAGTGAAAGTGTTCATGACGTTGTAAGAACATTAGAAATAAAATGATATAAAAG from Methanosarcinales archaeon encodes:
- a CDS encoding molybdenum-dependent transcriptional regulator, encoding MIPRTKLWLTEDGKTLIGEGKAALLYAIDEEGSLNKACEKVNISYKHAWLMLKNIEKNSGKEIVTSIRGGKDQGTFLTDYAREMLNEYESQKNIISETLDDETFWEGVGLKITARNKMPGEVIDVEEGDVISKVKILIEPVVVTSLITKEAVDRLDIKKGDEVYAVVKSTEVMIGKK